GTGGCGCTCGAGTCCGCTGTCGGCGCTACATTCCCTTTTTGAAGCGAAACCGGCTCGGCTGGCACTGGCGTCGACTTCGGAGCCTCGGCTGGTTTACCTGGCGAAGGGGCACCATCTTCCGGTGGCTGGGCTTGCAAATTAGCTTCTCGATTCGCAGGCCCTTTGACCGAAACGTCGATTTCGAACTGCGCTAAATCGATCTTCTGACGGAGCGGCTCACCCACACGCACGGAGGCCGATTCACCACTCGAGCCCGACATATACCGGACCAATTCTTGCATCGTCAGCAAGTAGCTTGGATCGCTGGTCCAGTTGGTCCAGTCGGCATCAGCAGGCATCGCCAGCACCATTGTTCGGCCCCGTCCCATCCCCTTTTCAGCAATGGCGGGAGACGAATCGGGATCGCTAAAGCGAGCAGGAATCGAAACGCTGCTGCCGAGTTGCTCTTTCTTCGGCGCCGAAGCCCACCATCGAAACACTTTCATGTTGTCGAGAAACGGATTGTTTTGCCCAGCGAAAATCGACAGGACAGGATGCTGCGGCTGTTCGACTCGCAGCGAAACCCAGGTGTTCTCGGTCTCGTCGCCGCGTACATTCTCGAGTCGCAGCGGCGAGAGCCCCGCCCCGTCGCGGTAGTAGTTGTCATTAAAAAACTGCTCGTCGATTTGATCACCAGGAAAAATCACGAGCCCACCACCCGCTTCGGTCCAGCGCTCAAGTCGCAAAAGATTTTCGAGCGTCTTATCGCCGAGCCGATACACGTTGCAGAGAAAAATCACCTCATATTTGTCGAGCTGTGCTGCTTCGAGTTCGTTTTCGGTAATCACATCGACAGCCACTCCACTCGGAACAGGTCCCAGAGGAGAGAGAGCCCTTTTGAGATAGAACGATTCGCTCCGCCCAAACGACGCACTCGGATCGCCATCGACAATAAGTGCCGGAATGCCCCGCACCACACGGGCCGGAAAATAGGCCACGCTATCGCCTGCGAGCGAATCGCTTTCGGCATCCATTTCGGGGGCGAGTTCGATTTTCACTTCGCGTGGTTCGAGATCGGCCTCCGCTCCGGTGGCACTCTCATCGGAGCTGAACGTGAAGGAAAATGTCGCCGCCGCTGACTGGCCTGCTGGAATTTTCTCGATGGTGTTCTCGAGGGGGAGTGCATCACCGGCGGTGAACTTCACACGCACATCGCGAACTTCAGTGGCCGAAGGATTCGAAACGAGCACATCAAAGCGAGAGGAAACTCCCGCAACCAAAGTTCCTTCAGGTCGAACTTCCGTCACGATCAGATTCCGATCGCCACTGTCGCCGGCGGTAATCACATACGAACCGTTGACGAGCTTGCTAACCCGCTCGAGAACTTTAATCGGTGTCTCTGCAGTGGTGTCGGATGCTTTCCAGTCGCGCTCGCGTAGGTCAGTAACGATGTAGAGCACACGGTTGATGTTCGACGGGGTTTCCGTGAGCGAATCTTCGAGTTCCTTGAGTGCCACATCGAGCGAGGCAGCACGATCGCTCGGCTCGAGCTTTTCGATCGTCGAGACCACGTCGTCGATCGTCTCGTCCGACAGGTGGGTGCTAGCCAGCAGTGGCTGATCGGGCTTCGAGGTGACGATCAGCGTGACGCTGTTGTCGCTATCGTCGTCGGCGAGCGAGCGAACCAGGTCGACCAGCCGCGTGCGAGCAATTTCCCACGACGACTCATTTCCTTGCCGCGTTTTCATGCTCAGCGAATCGTCGAGCAGGATGATGCGCTCGAACTGATTCGCGTCGAGCAGTCCCGCTGTCAGTGCTGTTGGAAAGAAGGGACGGGCAAGCAGTGCACCCAGTAGCGCCACGGCCAAGCAGCGTAGCAAAAGAAGCAGAATATTTTCGATCCGGATGCGACGACGGTTTTTCTTGTCGGCGTCGAGCAAAAAGTCCATCGCAGCCCAGTCGACGATCTTGAACTTCCGCTTGTTCAGCAGATGGATCAGGATCGGAATCGCAATGGCCGCGAGCCCCGCGAGAAAAATCCCGGGGTTCACCATCCAGCCTTCGAACAGGGCAAACATTGGCCACGCCAGCGACGGGCTAGAGAGCAATTCAAGCATCGGGCCCGCCTTTCTGGGTGATAGCCAAAGGGTCGAAACGTTGCATAGCGAATATCTTGTGGTAGCTGATCGTCAGGGTGGGGAAACTCGGTAGGTCCAGCTGCGGTCTTAGCCTCGCTGAATTGCCGACCGTCGCATGCGCTGCCTAAATGTCAGGTAGCTTCCGAGTACGGCATCAAGCGGGTCTTTGGTGTTCATCAGGACGTAGTCGACGCCGCTCGATGCACAGGTCTTCTTCACGTCGGCCAAAAAGTTGCCGACTGCTTCGAGATAACCCTTGCGAAGTGCGCGAGGCTCGGTGTGCAGCTGCACATCGGTCTCGAGTCCTCGGAAGAGGGTGTTGTCTTGAAACGGGAAGGTCAACTCGTCGTCGTGCATCACATGAAACACGACAACTTCGTGGCGACGAAGGCGAAATTGCTTCAAGGCTTCGTTGAGTGTGGCAAGATCGAGAAAAAGGTCGGAGACCAAAATCACCATGCCGCGACGACGGACTTGCTGCGCGAGTTGGGGAAATACCTGCGCAACATCCGACGTTTCATCGGGGGTGGTGTTCTCCAGTTCGTGAAGCATCAGTTTGAGATGATTCGGGTGCGAACTAGCAGGGAGATTTTTGGTGATGCGGTTGTTGAAGGTCACCAGACCGACCGCATCTTGCTGCTGCTGCATCAAGTACGCCAGACTCGCAGTGGCTGTCGCGGCATAGTCGAATTTGGAAGGCCCCTCGCCATACTTCATGCTCTTACTGCAGTCGAGAATGAGTGTGCATTTGAGGTTGGTTTCTTCCTCATACTCTTTGATGTAGAGACGATCGGTTTTCGACCAGACTTTCCAGTCGATATGACGCAGGTCGTCGCCGGGGGTGTATTCGCGGTGCGTGGCAAATTCCACGGCGAAACCGTTATAGGGACTCCGATGCTGACCGGTGATGAAGCCTTCCACCACCAGCCGGGCGCGCACATCGAGTCGCTTCACGCGATCGAGCGTTTTCCAGTCGAGATAGCGAGGCTGATTCGTTGCCCCAGGGCTCGTGACAGACATCGTTGCAGGTTCGACTTTCGATTCTGAAGTGAGAACTACGAGGCCTTACGATCGCGGGTATCGATTAGCTGCCAAATGCGCGAGCCAGAGCGGGGGGAACTTCGTCGCCAGCGCTACGTTGTGGAATGTCGGTGAGCAAGCGATCGATCACCTTATCGCTGGTGATGCCACTCGACTCGGCGTTGAAGTTGGTGATCACGCGGTGACGAAGCACCGGATGGGCCACGGCGCGAATATCGTCGGTGGTGACAAAGAATCGCCCTTCGAGCATCGCCCGAGCCTTCCCTCCCAGCAGCAGATACTGCATACCGCGAGGACCGGCACCCCAGCTGACCCAGTCCTTCATGAAGGCGGGTGCCTCTTGCTCGTGCACGCGTGTGGCGCGAACCAAGCGGAGTGCGTAGTGAATCACATGCGGGGCAACCGGCACGCGGCGCACCAGTTGTTGCAAACGAATGATATCTTCAGCCGACAGCACTTCTGTGACCGTCACGCTGCTAGGGGACGTGGTCGATTCCGCAATGCGATACTCTTCGTCGTAGCTGGGGTACTTCACGAAGACTTTGAACATGAAGCGGTCTTGCTGGGCTTCAGGGAGAGGATAAGTACCCTCTTGTTCAATCGGGTTTTGCGTCGCGAGCACAAAGAACGGCGAGGGGAGCGTATGTCGCTGACCACCGATCGTCACCTGTCGCTCTTGCATCGCTTCGAGCATCGCGGCTTGCGTCTTGGGCGGCGTACGATTGATTTCGTCGGCCAGCACGATGTTCGAGAAGACCGGACCGGTGAGAAACTTAAACGCTCGTTCGCCGGTCGAGCGATTCTCTTGAATCACTTCGGTGCCGGTGATGTCGCTCGGCATCAAGTCGGGGGTGAATTGAATGCGGCTGAAGAGGAGCTTCAGCGACTTGGCCAGCGTGCTGACCATCAACGTCTTCGCCAGACCTGGCACACCTTCGAGCAAGCAGTGCCCTTGGGCAAAAATGGCGACGAGCAGCTGCTCGATCACAAGTTCCTGACCGACGATCACTTTGCCGAGTTCGGCCCGCACTGAAGCGTACGCCTTCTTCAGGTTCTCGAGCGCCTGCAAATCGTCAGCCGATGGTGCCTGATGAGTCTCTTGCGACATGTTGCCAAATCCTGATGTCTCGAAGCGAGAAGTGTTGATGGATGGAAGGTTGGTCGATTCGCGTTCAGCAGCGTCAGTTGCCGTGGTTCACACCTAAGACGAATTGGCCGGAGGAATCGTTTTGGACTCGATCACCGGGCAATGGTCTCTGGCAGCAAACAGGGCAAACGATCCGCACGCGCCTCCGATTTTGAAGGTTGGAGCAGTGTTTGCCACGGAGTTTGCCGTTGTGGTGAGTGACTTTGGCGAGGGGAAAGGTTCAAGCAGTTTCGTGCGTGCTAGGCTGAATTCCCCAGCCCGTGGGGGAGAGGCGATTTCTATTCTAAATTCTGGCCAGCCAGATACCAGCGAAATGCTTGCTCCAAGGGGAAACTTCGTCGACAATTCTTGACAGCCGAAGTGGTTGTCGCGATTCGAGTTCTGAAAATGCTCGCCTTGCCGACAACAGCCCTAAGTCTCCTTCTCTGCGCGTGGCACTATGCTCGACCCAGCCTTCGCAAATTTGGTGAAGGAAACGACGTCGCACCGACGTCCAGCGGTGTCGTGGCTGCTCGCCTGCGGATTGCATGGCTGCGTCGCCTTGGGAGGTGCATGGATGTTTGCCAGCAGCGACCTGCCGATGGCCCCTCCGGTGGCTGTTCGCGAGGCGGGAATCGTCATCGTGACGGCGCATGCGACCCCCCAGTACTTTGCCGAAAACCATTCTAACCGCTCGGCGGACACAACTGGTCAATCTGCTGGCCAGTCGCCAGATTTTGCGGCATCGCCCGAGGTTAATCCATTACCAATCTCCGCTGAGTTGCCCCAAATCGCTCGCCGTTTGCCGCAGCAGACCGAAGGCCCACCGTCCGTCGAGGGGACTGAACAAGAGGGGAAGCCAAGCGTGTCGTCGCTCGCCAGTTTTTCGCGCGAGACGAAGTCGCCCGGGGGCCGGCCGCTGCGCGAGATTCCGTCGATCGATGTTGCGGCTGTTATGGCCGACGAGCTGCGCCGCAATCCGCCAGCCGCCAAGCCGATTGGCGAGGTCGCCAGCTTTTCGATGTTTGGAGCAACAGCCCGTGGGCGCTCGTTTGTGCTGGTGATCGATCGCTCGCAAAGCATGGGGGGCGAGGGGCTGGGGGCGATCGCTGCCGCGATGCAAGAGCTTCAAGTGCAACTCGCTGCTCTCACGCCGCAGCAACGTGTGCAAGTGGTGGCGTATAACGATTCCGCAGCGCTCTATGGCGATGGACGACTCGTGCCGGTCACACCAGCCGAGCAAGAGAAGCTGGTTCGCTTTGTCGGTGGCATTGTGGCCAGTGGCGCCACGGAGCATCGGACCGGCATTCTAGCCGCACTAAGGCTCGCGCCCGAAGTCGTGTTTTTGCTGACCGATGGAGGTGACCCGCCGCTGTCGAATCACGATTTGCGAACACTGGTCGAAGCCGCCGCTGGTCGGACGCAGATTATCGTGCTCGAGTTCGGCCGTGGTAAGCTGTCCGAAGAGAATTCGCAGGACGAAAAACTGAAGAAGCTCGCTCAAGCGACTGGCGGCATGTACCGCTATGTCGATCTGCTCGACGAGCGCTGAAGATGTCGAGGCCTGCACTGCAGCCAGAGCGAATCACGCGAAGTGGGCTGTGAGCGACGCAAGTGCTTGGACAGCAAACGCTGTGGCGATCAGGGGGTCGTCTTCGCGCATCCGACTACTGGCATTCGCCCAGCTCCCATCGCGCCGCACTTCTTTTTTCAGCTCTGCCAAGATTCCTTTGGCAAAGGTTGCGCGGTTGTTGGGGGTGAAATGGACAAGCAGCGGCGCGAGAGAAGCGTAGTAATAGTAACGCAGGCCGCGCTGCCAATCGACTTCCTGAGGGAGCGTTTCAAAACCGGGTACAATCTCGAGATTCAGCTGCTTTTGAAGCCAAACGATAGCCGCGTCACTTTTCCACTCGTGATCAGATTTTGCTGCGGCCAGTACGAGAACGCCATCGCATGTGGCCGATCCGTAGGGGCGCGCTTCGAGCTGCTTGCTATCGACATAACCGGCTTTGTTGCTGAGCGACATCGGCTCGGTAGTAAATGCAAAGCCTTCCTTGGTGCGGCAGCGATGGACGTAGTCAGTGCCACGCTCGATCGACAGCTCGCGCTCGTTTGTTTCCGGCAGAGTGAGCAGCGCACGGATCACTAGCGACGTGACGGAAATGCTTGTGCCGGTGGTGATCCCCTGGGCATCTGCGCGTGAGAGAAAATCCCAGCCTCCGTACTGCGGATGATCACTCGCAAAACCTCGACCTTCAGTCAGCTGCGATTCGACCAGGAATTTCGCGAGCAGCTCCTCGGTTTTGTCGTTGCGAAAATCGCCCCCCAGAGCTTGGATTGCGAGTAGCCAATGAGCAGCCGCATAGGTGGGAAAATCGAGTGTTCCATCAGGCGCAGCAGGGGCTTGTTTTTTGGCAAGGCCAGCCGACAAGAAGGCCTGCCCGCGCAGAAGTTCTGGAGTGAACTTTGCGCGCTGAGCGGCTGGAAGTTTTGCCAGTGTGTAGAGTATCAAGGCCGTGATCGCGGCCCCATCTTTTAGCTGGCCATAGTGATGCGAATGCCAACCCCCATCGCGTCCGATTTGCAGACGCAAGTACTTCGCGCCACGAACTAACTGCTCGAGCGATTCCTGCTGAAGTCCCTCGGTCGATGACAAGTCTTGCATCGACGTTATGCCTGCGAGATAGGCAGGTAGCGATTGGGAGCGCTCAGCACCAGGATCGCTGCAGCCGTGCAAAACGTGCGGCTGGTGATGCAGTGATGGCCGGTCCAGCTGCCGTCGCTATTTTGCACGCCGACAATCCTGTCGCGAACGGTGGGGAACCATTTGCTCCAACCTTCGCCACCTTCCTGCAGCATCGTTTCGGTGATGAGATGGAACGCGAGATATTCTTCGCCACCTGCTTGCGAGAAAGCGGTGTTGTCTTTGTTGACGAGCTGCAGCACATCGGCGAAGGCCTTCTTAGCTGCTGGTTCGTTTTCCATACCCAGAGCATACAGAACACGAACACCGGTCGCATTTTTGTAGAGCGTGTGCATCCAGCTTCCCTGATTGGGATTGGTCGCCGCGCTCATTTGCTGCAGCAAGTGCTTGGCGGTGAGGTCGGGTGAGCCACCCACTTTCAGCCCTGAATAATGAGCCGCTCGCAAAGCCACCCAGCCCATCACGGTACCTAAGGTCGGAGCCCAACTCTGATTGCCCCAATGTCCCTCGGCGGTTTGCGAGCCCACGATTGCTGCGACCACACGTCGCAAGGCATCGCGTACCGGATCGGTGTCCCAACCTTCGCCAATCGCTTCGGCCAGATAAAGTGCCGCAAAGAAGCTGTGGGCATGTCGGCCAATTTTGTTTTGCAGCTGCGTCCCTTGCATCGAAGTGATGTCGTCGGCTGGCATCACTTCCGTTGCTTGGATCAGGTACGAAACGATCCGCTGCACTTCGCGACTCCGTGGCCCCTCCACCGGCGTGTTGCCTGTGGCCATGAGCGCAAGTCCCACCATCGAGGAGCAACCAATGTCGGTCGGCTGACCAATATCGACTCCGCAACCACCGTCGCGGTGCATCGTCTTCATCAGCCACTCGACCCCTCGGCGAATCGACACTTCGCTCTGCGGCGTGAACTCTTCGAACGTGGCGGCTGCCGTCGCAGGAGCTGTCGACGCAGGGGCTGTTTTCTTTTCGTCACCTTCGGCGGCCCAAACGCGGGCTCGGTATCCGGCCAATCCTGCCGCAGCAAGCGTTGCCGCTGAAATGCCCGAAGTCGTTAGCCAGTCGCGACGTGTGAACCGCTTACTCATCGAAAAGATCTCCCCGGTGGGCCCGCTCTGCGATGGTCGCCAGAAGCTACATTCGCAGAAAGGACGCAGGCCTCGATTATCGAGTCCTGCGCGAGCCGCGTCAAACATTCGTTACGAGCGCGGAGCGATTTTGGCTCCGGGTGAAACTACGATAAACCTTGACCCTTAGTGCACTTTGCCCTGGTCCAGGTTTTCAGAAACTCCTAAAATTTAAGTCTGGTTCGCCTTTTCTCTGCTAGCGTTCAAAAGCGGTCTCATGGGTTATCGCAGCCTCAAAAAATATCTCGGGGAGACAAATCTCGAGCGCAAGTGCCGCTGGCTCTTCGGTATTTGTTTGTTTGGGCTGATTTTCTTTGCGTTCTTCCTGG
This window of the Pirellula staleyi DSM 6068 genome carries:
- a CDS encoding MoxR family ATPase — protein: MSQETHQAPSADDLQALENLKKAYASVRAELGKVIVGQELVIEQLLVAIFAQGHCLLEGVPGLAKTLMVSTLAKSLKLLFSRIQFTPDLMPSDITGTEVIQENRSTGERAFKFLTGPVFSNIVLADEINRTPPKTQAAMLEAMQERQVTIGGQRHTLPSPFFVLATQNPIEQEGTYPLPEAQQDRFMFKVFVKYPSYDEEYRIAESTTSPSSVTVTEVLSAEDIIRLQQLVRRVPVAPHVIHYALRLVRATRVHEQEAPAFMKDWVSWGAGPRGMQYLLLGGKARAMLEGRFFVTTDDIRAVAHPVLRHRVITNFNAESSGITSDKVIDRLLTDIPQRSAGDEVPPALARAFGS
- a CDS encoding DUF58 domain-containing protein translates to MSVTSPGATNQPRYLDWKTLDRVKRLDVRARLVVEGFITGQHRSPYNGFAVEFATHREYTPGDDLRHIDWKVWSKTDRLYIKEYEEETNLKCTLILDCSKSMKYGEGPSKFDYAATATASLAYLMQQQQDAVGLVTFNNRITKNLPASSHPNHLKLMLHELENTTPDETSDVAQVFPQLAQQVRRRGMVILVSDLFLDLATLNEALKQFRLRRHEVVVFHVMHDDELTFPFQDNTLFRGLETDVQLHTEPRALRKGYLEAVGNFLADVKKTCASSGVDYVLMNTKDPLDAVLGSYLTFRQRMRRSAIQRG
- a CDS encoding VWA domain-containing protein; this translates as MLDPAFANLVKETTSHRRPAVSWLLACGLHGCVALGGAWMFASSDLPMAPPVAVREAGIVIVTAHATPQYFAENHSNRSADTTGQSAGQSPDFAASPEVNPLPISAELPQIARRLPQQTEGPPSVEGTEQEGKPSVSSLASFSRETKSPGGRPLREIPSIDVAAVMADELRRNPPAAKPIGEVASFSMFGATARGRSFVLVIDRSQSMGGEGLGAIAAAMQELQVQLAALTPQQRVQVVAYNDSAALYGDGRLVPVTPAEQEKLVRFVGGIVASGATEHRTGILAALRLAPEVVFLLTDGGDPPLSNHDLRTLVEAAAGRTQIIVLEFGRGKLSEENSQDEKLKKLAQATGGMYRYVDLLDER
- a CDS encoding BatA domain-containing protein; this encodes MLELLSSPSLAWPMFALFEGWMVNPGIFLAGLAAIAIPILIHLLNKRKFKIVDWAAMDFLLDADKKNRRRIRIENILLLLLRCLAVALLGALLARPFFPTALTAGLLDANQFERIILLDDSLSMKTRQGNESSWEIARTRLVDLVRSLADDDSDNSVTLIVTSKPDQPLLASTHLSDETIDDVVSTIEKLEPSDRAASLDVALKELEDSLTETPSNINRVLYIVTDLRERDWKASDTTAETPIKVLERVSKLVNGSYVITAGDSGDRNLIVTEVRPEGTLVAGVSSRFDVLVSNPSATEVRDVRVKFTAGDALPLENTIEKIPAGQSAAATFSFTFSSDESATGAEADLEPREVKIELAPEMDAESDSLAGDSVAYFPARVVRGIPALIVDGDPSASFGRSESFYLKRALSPLGPVPSGVAVDVITENELEAAQLDKYEVIFLCNVYRLGDKTLENLLRLERWTEAGGGLVIFPGDQIDEQFFNDNYYRDGAGLSPLRLENVRGDETENTWVSLRVEQPQHPVLSIFAGQNNPFLDNMKVFRWWASAPKKEQLGSSVSIPARFSDPDSSPAIAEKGMGRGRTMVLAMPADADWTNWTSDPSYLLTMQELVRYMSGSSGESASVRVGEPLRQKIDLAQFEIDVSVKGPANREANLQAQPPEDGAPSPGKPAEAPKSTPVPAEPVSLQKGNVAPTADSSATVWLAEYADVNTAGFYQMKLTRRDGAEQPVLFAANVDPTEGNLKAVDRDSFRRQLAGANVQLIDAEEAAGLGSVGAQSEVWWYLLWAVVAILSGEQLLGWWFGRRR